DNA from Pelodiscus sinensis isolate JC-2024 chromosome 1, ASM4963464v1, whole genome shotgun sequence:
agatgtggagaaattggaaagggtacagagaagagcgacaagaatgattaaaggtctagagaacatgacctatgaagccaggcttcatgaactgggcttgtttagtttggaaaaaagaagattaagaggggacatgatagcggttttcaaatatctaaaagggtgtcacaaggaggaaggcgaaaatttgttcctcttggtttctgaggacaggacaaggagtaatgggcttaaagtgcagcaggggaggtttagattggacattaggaaaaaattcctaactgtcagggtggtcaaatattggaataaattgccaagggaggtggtggaatctccctctctggagatatttaagaacaggttagatagacatctgtcagggatggtgtaggtggagcttggtcctgccttgagggcggggggctggactcgatgacctctcgaggtcccttccagtcctattattctatgattctatgattctatgatctagacctaaaaactaattcaaattagcgttttgctaattcgaactagtatgtccttattgagtggaccctgaaccgaagataaggctggctggaaccagtactggcagggcatcaggttagggctTAGGGCGTGgagttgctgcctcaggctaaccaaagggctgtgcttaaagggactcgacccccaccccggacagacagttcgatttaaatttgaactagtggtttgcatgtgtagcgcctgttaaagttcattcaaactaacagctgttagttcaaattaagtttgtagtgtagacataccctcagagacctgatgggcagaatcccctgagatgctaacatgaagggcaaaggagtccaggacagccagcagtattttaaagaagccttattgaaggcacagaaagaaaccatcccgacgcgtagcaagagaggcaaacatggtaggagaccggatagGCTTagaggggaaatccttggtgaacttaagcacaaaaaggaagcttacaaaaagtggaaacttggacaaatgaccagggaggggtttaaatgtatagcttgagaatgccggggggttatcaggaaggcaaaagcgcaaatggaattgcgactggctaaggatgtgaaggataataagaaaggtttctacaggcatgttaacaagaagaaggtgatcagagagggtgtgcggcccctactggatgaaggaggtaacctagtgacagatgctgtggggaaagctgaagtactcaatgctttttttgcctctgtattcacggacaaaaTCGGCTCCTTGACAAATGCTCTAAGTGAcgtaagatgggatgaagatggacagcctgtggtggggaaagaacaggttaggaactatttagaaaagctaaacgtacacaaatccatgggtccggacttagtgcatccgagggtactgagggagttggaaaatgtaattgaggagcctttggccattatctttgaaaagtcatggagatcgggagagatcccggatgattggaaaaaggcaaatgtagtgcccatcttcaaaaaagggaagcaggacgatccagggaactataggccagtcagtcttacctcggttcctaaaaaaatcatggaagggatccttaaggaatccattttgagacacttggaagagaggaaagtggttaggaatagtcagcatggattcacatagggcaagtcctgcctgtccaatctgattagcttctatgatgtggAAACTGGTtttgtggacatgggaaagtcagtggatgtgatagaccttgactttagcaaggcttttgatacggtctcccacaatattcttgccagcaagttaagggattgtggattggataaatggacggtaagatggatagaaagatggctagaaggccgggcccagcgggtagtgatcaacggctcgatgtcaggatggcggtcagtttctagtggagtgccccaaggttcggttgtaggaccggttttgttcaatatctttattaatgacctggatgaggggatggattgcaccctcagcaagtttgcagatgacactaagctgggggagaggtagatacactcgagggcagagatagggtccagagtgacttagacaaattggaggatcgggccacaagaaatctgatgaggttcaacaaggacaaatgcagagtcctgcacttgggacggaagaatcccaagcattgttacaggctggggaccaactggctaagcagcagttctgcagaaaaggacctgggggttacagtggatgagaagctggatatgagtcaacagtgtgcccttgtagccaagaaggctaatggcatattaggctgcattaagagattcagagaagtgattattcccctttattcggctctggtgaggccacatctggagtactgtgtctagttctgggccctccactacaaaaaggatgtggatgcattggagagggtccagcggagggcaaccaaaatgatgagggggctggagcatatgacctatgaggagaggctgagggagttgcgtctgtttagtctgcagaagcgaagagtgaggggggattggataccagccttcaacttcctgaagggaggttccaaagaggctggcgagaggttgttctcagtggtgacagatggcagagcaaggagcaatggtctcaagttacagtgggggagatctaggtgggatattaggaaaaactatttccctaggatggtggggaagcgctgggttgggttacctagggaggaggtggaattttaagtcctggcttgacaaagtcctagctggatgattttgttggggttgATTCTGTTTTGTGCAGGGGACTGtgctcaatgactcctgaggtcctttccagtcccagtattctgtgattctctgattctGGAGTTTGTTTTTCATAATTCATGCCTCTGGATAGTGTCAGGAATGTACAGTCTCCTTCACCTAGGAGAACAACCTCCATGTCTCTCACATTCACATTCTGTTTCCATCCAGGCAATTGCACTGTGACCATCGCTCTAGACCCCGGCACATCCAAAACCACTGCAGAGCATCTGGTTCAAGTAAGCAATACTGTTCTGCCTCGGAGTTGAATCGCTTCTCCCCCACTTCATGGCGGATCCCAACACAACCgccttcaccaacccctccaccttcatcttaCTGGGCATTCGTGGCCTAGAAATGAGCCATGTCTGGATCGCCACCCTCTTCTGCATCCTGTACTTCATCGCCATCTTAGTAAACTTTGCCATCCTATATATTGTGAAGACGGAGCCCAGTCTCCATGAGCCcgtgtactatttcctctgcatgctggctgtcaccgACCTGGTGTTGTCCACCAGCACCATACCCCAAATTCTGGCAAACTTCTGGTTCAGTTCCAGAGAGATcagtttcagtgcctgcctcacccagatgtttttCATTCACGGCTTCTCAGTGATtgagtctgggatcttcgtggcaATGGCTTTGgatcgctatgtggccatctgctatcccctgagacattccaccatcctgacaaactccGTGGTAATGAAGATTGGCCTGCTCATTCTGTTACGTGGATGCATCCTTGCactgccctatcccttcctggCGAGGCAGTGGCCGTATTGCAAAACCAACATCATCATCAGCACTCAGTGTGAGCACATGGCCGTGGTGAAACTGGCCTGTGGCAACACCCTCAtcagtagttactacggcctcttCGTACTGTCCTGTAGGATCGGTCTGGACGTGTTTTTCATTATTCTGTCCTATattcagatcctcagggccatcttcagactTCCCACAAAGGAAGCCCAGCTCAAGACTTTTCGGACTTGCAGCTCGCACATCTGTCTCATATTAGCCTTTTACTTCCCAGCTATATTTGGCTCCCTGGCATCCCGTTTGGGCAGCAACTTGTCCTCTCATTTCCACGTTTTCATTTCCAGTGTCTACCTCCTGGTTCCCCCCATACttaaccccatcatctacggtgTGATGACtaaacagatccgggacaggctgctccgGCTCTTTACCCCTAAAGTAACTAAAGTTTTCTCCTCTCATACAGCTGCCTGTCATACAGAGCTCCCTGGAGTGTTGGCCAGTGACATGGTGCTATTTCCTGGAACACTGACTGGCCAATCAAAGAAACTTTAAATTCTTTGCTGACTTCACTGTACTATCTCAGTGTGACACACTGGGGAATCCATCTGTGCACAACTCTTAGAGTTGCCAACTTCCTAACTGTAACTGGATATCCGAGGCCCTGCACTTGTCCTACCTTTTCGACAGGGTGTTGCCCCATGTCTTTCCTTGCGTCCTGAACTACTTGTCCTTTAAGGCCCCACATCGGTTGCttgttcctcctctgccccccatcacCACTTGGATCATCCTTCCAAGATGCCACCTGGAACTGAGGTCCAGCTGGGCCTTGTGTCTCACCTAACTGGGTTGCCTCTTGCACTGTGAGGTGGCAACCTGCATAGACCTCCTAGATTGTCTCACCTGACCAGTAAGAAGGTGTTACCGTGGGCATTGCTTCTCCAGCGGAAGGTGGCTACACAGCAGCTCTTGTTTCTGGagctcagagcacagtcaacctgtggaactccttgccagaggatgtggtgaaggctagaattttaacagggttaaaaaagagctagatagattcatggaggttaggtccctcaatggccattagccaggatgggtaggactggtgtccctagcctctgtttctctggaggtgggtgacagggtggGGTCATGTGAGGATGACTTgttatgatccctccctctggggcacctggcattggccactgtcagcagacaggacactgggctggatggaccattggtctgaccctgtctggccgtAGTTGGGTCCTTATGAGCTGAGGTTTTCCTCTTTGCACCTCATGTAACGTGCAGAGTGATGTGTAACATTCAAAAGAGAGATTTTCAGGGAGGGCAGGTGACAGCAAACAGATGAAATTTGATGATgataagaaataaaacaaacccaCCATCTCATTCCGGTTGGGATGTGAATGGAGCAGCGTCCCACCCAGGCAGAGAGCACACACGGTTTTCTTTTCTCAGGAAGGCTTCCTTTTCGCCCAGCAcgagtgtaacccacacagctctgggaaggggttCAATGTCCCATGTAGTAGCGCTCAGACCACTTACAGGCAGAGAGATAAGGATGAGCGAGCGCTATGGCCGCGGGTTCGGTTCCACCTGCAGGGGGTTACAAGTAGCacatctggagcttagtgcatgatcctctacaccaggggtctccaacctttttacacccaagatcactttttaaatgacagaccaagccaagatctactgccccgccccttccttgaagcccctcccattccttgaagccccgcctcttccttgaagccccttccttgaagctcagcgagggtgcaccacactccacatgggctggcgcagaggagaagctgcctggccagctggctgtggccttcagcccggaggaggctgaGCCATGTTCCAGCTGAtcaggcagcttcccctctgcacctgcccacgtggagcttggtgcacgctggctgagtgccatggccagctggccgggaagccgcttctcttaTCTCCTGCCCgactgccctgcgctcagcccgggaaactttctccagcacagctggagcctgACGCAGTCCAGCTTCCCTGgactgagcgcagggcagccgggctggagggaagagaagcagctgcccggccatctggccatggcgctcagccagggtgcaccaagctccacgtgggcaggcacagagaagaagccgccgatcagctggagcacggggcagccTTTTTCAGCTGAAAACCACAGTCAGCTGGTTGGGGTGTTTCAGCCCAtccaacctcccagctcccaccattcctcgcagctactcacctgtgttgttgctcggtgagtagctgatcctcaaatgaggaaatctaatgtaaatgtactgtgcaggcgcgcagttcagagagggctcaagagctactcttagagcccctgagatctatcggtagatcgcgatcgactggttggtgaccacggctctacacCATGAGCTATAAAGCCGACAGGCTCTCAGGTAAGGCTGTAGAAGTAACTCATTTgtatctctctctgtaagtggtctaaatgcttctacatgggacagtgatcCACATCCCCCAGGTGTATGGGTTACCtaaatcataagaatggccagactgggtcagaccacaggtccatccagctcagtaccccagtggccaacagtggccagtgccaggtgccccagagagagtgaacagaacaaggaaacatcaagtgatccctcccctgtcatatATTCcccgcctctgacaaacagatgctacagactccattcctacccatcctggcagaTATGTATTGAAGGAGCAgctctccatgaaattatctacttgttttttgaacctgttaaattcctggtcttcacaacatccattcccaaggagttccacaggttcacactgcgctgtgtgaagaaaaacgtccttttgtttgttttaattctgcTCCCTCTTAATTgaatttggtgactcctagtccTGCtgtcatgggaacaagtaaataatttttccttatttgctttctccataccagtcatgattttagagacctctattacattccccacttagtctcctcttttctaagctgagaagtcccagtctttttaaggCATCCTCAGTTGATCTGGACAAATGAAGGTTAGCACCTCATGTGACTTGTCTGTCCTGCAGATGAAcgttgactgatttttctgtgggttagtggcccccgaCTCCAAAAAGGATCCCTACTCGTGTCCTATAGAAATCTAATCCTAATGGGGTGCAAGTCTCGATTATCTTAGTATTATAATGAAATAGAAAAAGGAAGTAATATGTTACAGCTCACTGCAAGATTCCTCAAAAGAATTCAGATGAGAACTCTGAGCAGTTCTCAGTCTCTGTGggtccgtctagactggcaaatttttccacaaaagcatagCCTGTCTGTTTGAGCACCAATTTATAACTTGGATGTGCCagacttcccttcccttctccagtgttgaaaaaaaaaccccaacaattcCCATAGAAAGTCACTGGAGACCCAGTGTTCAACATAACAAAACCATTTGATAACCCACCGACATTGTCTTCACTCTTCCAACAaagatgaatttttaaaaaacccaaacggAAAACAGGAACAGGTCAGTCCACACAAAACATGGTAAGGAGAGACTGAGAGCACCCAAAGCTTTGGTTTACTTCACCTATGTCTCAGGGAGTGTTTCTgatccccaaatctgcaccatatgctgagtCTGACCCATCACTCCAGTTATAGTAAGATCCTCATTTGGAGTCGAAGAAGCATTTCGCCTGCTGCGGATCCCGGCCAGCCAGCCAGCTCACTCAGTAACCAGACAGATCGGTCACCAAAGCACAGATTTACATGAAACCCGCCTTCCAGAAAATACGCAGACTCGGAATATGTTCCTTCCCGGTTGCTTTGTGTAAGGAGCGGTTGTGGACTTGCACCAGCAGGGAcagacaggctacatctacactggcatgattttccgaaaatgcttttaacggaaaagttttctgttaaaagcattttcggaaaaatcgcgtctagattggcaggatgctttttcacgaggagtaacggtagttcggagtaggaacctagtccgaactacctagttcgagccccgtgtagccgtgctgcacggggttcgaaccagcggggatttaaaaatggcggctccccgcttatgcaaatgaagcccaggaaattcaaatcccgggcttcatttgcaagtgtggtatgcctacattaccctcctagttcgaactagcggggtagtgtagacataccctatcattcTTCTGTGCCAAGTTAGAGagatgggctgcgtctagactggcaagtttttccgtaaaagcagctgctgttgtggaaacacttgccagctgtctacactagctgcttgaatttccacaagaaccctgactttcctactgtctgaaatcagtgcttcttgcggaaatgctatgctgctcccgttcaggcaaaatcCGTTTTGCGCAAAGCATTTgggcaaaatggccagtgtagacagcttagatttgttttgcgcaaaaaagccccaattacgaaaatggcgatcggggcttttttgcgcaaaagcgcgtctagattggcacgaacgcttttccgcaaaaagtgcttttccattaaaagcatttgcggaaaatcatgccagtgtagatgtagccatggagttTGGGATGCTTTATGGTTTTCAGTGGACACTTGGAGTCCATCAATGGCGTTTCCCTCAACGTACGTCTGGGGGATGGCCTGTAAACAGCCCCTTTTGTCCTTAGTGTTGTTACTCTCTTGCCTCTCCCGTAATCCTTTTGTGGGTTGGTTCACACAATGGCTGTACCTTGGCTTGATTCGGTTTTAAGAATCTTGGGGCAGGGCCTGTTTCATCCTCCATGTTCGTGAAGGGCCAAGCCCAATGGGCCCAGAACGGGAGCGGGATCTCTGGAGGCTTCCACAATGCAAATAACGATTATAAATAAACAACACAACAACCAGCTAAATCAGGGCCTCGCACCCACCCTCAGCCTTTAGATACAGACGACGATCAAGCCATGCTTGGCAGCTAC
Protein-coding regions in this window:
- the LOC102451440 gene encoding olfactory receptor 52E2-like; its protein translation is MADPNTTAFTNPSTFILLGIRGLEMSHVWIATLFCILYFIAILVNFAILYIVKTEPSLHEPVYYFLCMLAVTDLVLSTSTIPQILANFWFSSREISFSACLTQMFFIHGFSVIESGIFVAMALDRYWPYCKTNIIISTQCEHMAVVKLACGNTLISSYYGLFVLSCRIGLDVFFIILSYIQILRAIFRLPTKEAQLKTFRTCSSHICLILAFYFPAIFGSLASRLGSNLSSHFHVFISSVYLLVPPILNPIIYGVMTKQIRDRLLRLFTPKVTKVFSSHTAACHTELPGVLASDMVLFPGTLTGQSKKL